The genomic interval CATAGAAAGGGCACATGCATGAACTTGTTGCAACAGATTATCTATTTTGCTAGGATGTGCTAGGTTTGATGGAGAGACCCATAAAAACAGTTAGCGTGAGGCTGGAGAGCAAGCATCACTGTTTACTACAAACAAATCTTACTGAAGTGACTGTAACTGTGGTGTTTGAAGGTTTGCCAGGCCagtagggaaagaaaatagtgttttctttcatctatTCTTGCAAGCAGATGGAGACAGATAAAAGTGGAGACAGATTTAACCTAAGCAAGGTAGAGGCTgcatgctttcctttgttcttcagaacttccaattttcattctttttttttttttttttaattttttgtacAAGACTATTTATTGATCAGATCCtaaaaaatttttcttttcctttattttttctttctttttccctaacTTAACAAGATAATCGTTTCACTTCAAACTCAACTCCTGTGGACATTTCTGTCTCAGAAGTATGCAAGGATAACAGactctttttttgttctgcctATTCATGGTGTCTTACAGAGCCCTGACACACAGGCCAGGCAAATACCTCTGCAACTCACCGTGAGGATGTACTTCACCATAATACAGCAGATGCCAAATAGTATTAAAACAATCATTTTCAGATTTGCTAGTAAAATTTTCCTAGTAATGTAAATGgcataaaataggaaaaattattttttattataaaaaaatagCAAGCACAAAAAATGTCTGCCAGTCCTTTTAGGTACACAGGATAAATTTTTCAAATCCTAGCATTTAGATTTACCACAAATTTACACTGACATTAATTGGAATTACTTACACAACTAGGTTTCCTATGCAGTGGCTTTAAAAATACACCTTGATTCTTCTAATTACATGCCTTGGGCTACTGTTTGGGTACACTGATAAACTAATTTGATAATGTATAGTTCCATCAGGGTGAGTCTGCAGGGACATAGGCTTATCTGCATAAGGAGTTACTCTAGATCAGGTCTTTCTGGTAAAATCTGCTGTGGATTATTACAACAGAAATAGATCTTCTGTCATAAATCCTGTTATTAGgtcattctttccttttgtcaGCTGCAGTTTCTTATGGTTTTGTACGTTTTCTATAGAGATAAAAAATTAAGTATTACTCCCGATGTATTTTACTGTACAGTCTACTTTCCACTTACTTTGCCACTTTCCCTCAAAAAGTAAAGTATATTTAAGGTCATTACATGCCTTCGCATTACATATTTCTTTCCAGGTATGTTTTATGATAAACAAAGATGCTTTCACAATGGGATATCATCATAAGTCAGTGTTTGATAAATAAAGGCTATTTTCCTCCAGTGTACTCTCTGATATATATAATTGCCTTAAGATAGCACTCTGTTTCTAAAGCTTGTGCAAACATAGGTATATGAGTACAGACAGGATAGTGGTgatattacaagaaaaaaagccatttctggTCTACTATATTATATGTGGTAAAAAACCTTACTTCTTAACTCCAAGGTGTTCAAAGGAGCAGCCTGAATACTTTGTAGTATTTGTATACTCTTGTTTTCACACTGTGGCTCCCTATAGAAGTTATGGAATAGTCATAGATTCAActtattaaaacatttattggtaatgcattttttctgttgAGCAACTGGGTTTTTGTCTTGGTTTGATGCACcaagaaaatttatttaaaaaattaagaattgCATCTATTTAATTTTTGAATGTCATTggtgattttaaaaatcagtagcATCTTTAGAgccaataaaattaaaatttgattgTTTCTATGTAGTAGCTTCACAGAGAGAATGAAGGAACATTTAGCCCggcatttactttttttttttctttctttttttttttttctttcttttaaataagcaTGTATTTGATGTCTTATAAACTTGCATCAGAAATGCAGTTAcgttttccaaatatttttctttttttagattttatttcacaGCCTAGAGATAgtcatatttaaataatatatagTTCAGGACATATTtcctaatgaaaaatattaaagaggTTGCCCTTCACTGCCCTTTTATAAACAAaagggcttttatttttaggatgcaaaacaaaataaactctCAAAGGACAAATGATTATCAGCTCTGTGTTCCTCAGAAACATTTACTTCCTGCCTAATATTATGCATAGTTACAATTTTAACTACAATGAATAACAACAAGAACTGAAAAGCTTTCTAACTTCTAGTTCTTCCATAACAATAGTGTTTGAAATCCTGTTAAAATCCTCCTTATCTTTCTAAGTTTCAGGCTGTTCATGCTACCTGCCCTTTTGTTACCATTTTGTTACTGAATACAATAGGGTAACCAGATGGTAGTCaaaattttcatattaaataaaaccaaacagtaAAGCTCTTCAGGGACAATAAAAccactgttatttatttaaagcagtTGTATAGGATACAAACGAAATTGAAGTAATTTACTATACTTGAGGCatggagatcacagaatcacacagaatggccagggttggaagggacctcaaggatcatgaatctccaacctccctgccacatgcagggccaccaacctccccatttaatactagtccagataattcatttttagttttagttatttttagttattttttagttattttcttccactgaaagaacagtattttaaaactaaagaaCTGTTGGAAATAGACACTGGTAGTAgcaatataataataataaaataataaatacttcacGTTTATATAATCTGTATTTATAATAAACCAAGCATTTCATCATTACCTAACACCTCATAATATGCTTTAGATATGTAAGTATAAGTGTCTTCCGCAGTTTAATAAAGAAGGAGTTGTTCAACTCATGTTAAAGGCTACAGGAACCCTGATATAATCTTTCTGTTCAGCTTCACAGCTGCCAGCCGCAGAGCTCCAGGAGGAAGGTGAGAAGGCAAATCAGTGCAGACATTGTTTGCTGTAATCTTGGGCCATTAGAATACAGTCTGAtaatttcctcttcccttctcaGTTCTACGAAAgtatcaagaaaataaaatggttaaCGATAACGAGGATTTTCAACATACTTTGGAACTTCTGAAACATCTCACAGGTACTTAAGTTGAAAGTATCAGCTGCTAAAACCAATCAAAGAAGCTATTCTCAAGAGAGAAACTGTGAATAAGTGTCCCATCAGTGATCGTTTGAGGAGCAACTGATATCATTTATCAGCTCTTGCAGGCATTAATCTCAGAATAATCAAAAGTAAATACCAAGCAAAAGCAACATCTTCACAAGAGGTACGCACCAAGTTTGCGTGTAGACTTTTAACCCTAACCAGGTTAAAACCAGAAAGCCATAATCTCACACATGTGAAAGCCACTGAGTCTCTGCTTGAAGTACTGGTTTTCCAGTATTACTTTTACAGTCTTTATTAAGTGGAACTGGAGAGTAGTTTTTAATGAACATTACTGCCTTCACTGAACATGGCCAGGTCTGTTaggctttttgcttttgtaacaGGAAATAATCGATTCAAAACTGAATGCTAAAGAGAGCTAAAGCATTAGAACATTTAACTCCTCAGAAGAGCTTAACTGCTGCCAGTTAGTTGCttcatgtaattaaaaaaaaaaaaaaaaacaaaaaaaaaacacaactttcaAGGccaaaggttttgttttgttttgtttgtttgttttctgattgcTTGTTTATCTGTGGCCTGCAAATATAAGAATTTAACCTTTCCAAGGGACTTGAGAGACTCAAGTTGTTAAATAACAGTTTATTTCTGGAAGCATAGTATAAATCAGGAGTTGCAGGTTCACAATGCAGTGCTACACAGATAGGAATCTGCTCAGGAAAGAAGAGGCTGATAGTTATTTTGGGTACAAGTGAGACTAGGCAAGTTTCCTCTCTTGTGCCAAACTGTAATTTTGATGCTGACAAGGTAAGAGTGAAACATTAAGAATGGAGGACAGCAAGAATATTATGCACTAACTTTGCATATAGagataaaataatattaaactCTTATTAATAATCTCAGGATATtgaaaatgttaattataacatctttcagttttccatggAAAGTAAGTATATACAAAGCAATGTTGTAAATTTTCAATGTTGTTAAtatactgcatttaaaaatgctcAGAGCTTTACCTTTatatggtttttttgtttgtttttttaaacaactgaatTCTAAAGATAACAAATATAGTGCACTTGAGGAGATTGCATGCTGCTACTGTACACTGGCCATGGCTTTGACTGTACATTACTTGTGTAGAATGCTCAGTGTTAGAACTTCATAAAGCAGTATTCTGAGAATTAACCCACAGAATTCAGACTAATTTTTAGCCACTTGTATGTGTTGAGCAGCTTATACTATAATTTTCAGCACTTATTTCTCTAGTTTAATATTGTTCTCTACTACTACAATAGtttacatctgttttctctttctcctgatttaaaaaaaataaaaatctatctATATATAGATTTACTGTGCAATTTTGTTATACAAATTGCTTAGTTGTGTAGAAACTCAAGCATATGCagattttgcagaagaaaatattcatccCTGtaacttcaaattaaaatgggaaaaatagcTTTCTGCTGAATAGGATTATAAAGATTTCCCAGTGTTTTATGTTAAATAAAGCAATAGTTGTGTTATTCACTATTTCACTGACATTCTCTGAAGCAAAACAGAGCACATCTAGCATTTCTTCAAGTAAAccaacatttcagaaaacaattctgCTGCCCGCcagtcaaaaaacaaaacaaaacaaaaacaaaaaactaacaaaCCCACAGTAAAATAAGCCCTCAATTTACCACTGACCCTTACCACAGTTGTCTTGCAAGTTTTGAGAGAGGCACTTCAGAGTGCCATAGAGACACCgacacagccagcagcccttCATCACCCAGTCGCCATGGGCAATGCTGCCGCACTTTCTGTCAAGGACAAGGGAGATATTTACCACAAGATATAGCCAGACAGAACTGGAGCTCCCTGGTTTTGATTTAATCTTTACCTTAGTTCACAGTGTCGGCCACTAAAATGCTTTGGGCATGCACAGAAAGCCCCTAGGATGCAGGTCCCTCCATTTTGGCAGCAGTTCCTGTTCAGATTTTTACCTGCGAGACGGTATTAAGGAGTTTACAAAGCAAGACAACATTGGGTCTACCAAGCATTCAATGGGCTGTGAACTTCCCTTTTTCCTCACTTGTTCCCTCCAGTTGCAGAACATACATAGTTCTATTGTCTTTAGAGACAATAAAATTAGCTGCTTGTTAAGAGTGTTTGCATAGTTAGGCTGAGTTTGTTTTGTTAGGGATTAGAAGCAAACTACCAGGGATTACGGCATGGTCAAGAAGAAAGGTCTGGCATGTCCCACAGACGCAGCACGTACCCAAGTGAATTATTTCACTTTGACTGAGGTATGTCTCAGTCACACGGAGAAAGAGAGCAATTACAGGGAAATGCTGCTAATTTTCGAAGAAAGGAGGCATTGTTAGGGAGAAGTGCCGCTTAGTCATGAGTCTGAAAGGGAACGTTCCCGCAGGCATTTCTGTGATGCCTGAGATAGAGCTTTTCTGctcaatttcttttgttttcgtGAAATACTTTTTGGTCACGATTGATTTTACAAAATAGAGAAGACTTTACAAAATTTTATGAACTCCTTTCCAAGTCCAAGAGtccaaatatttattatttcccAACATTCTATTTTATCAGTGTGAAACATTTTGCAGATGAGAGATTTTTACTGCTACTTTTACCTTAAATTCTTAGCAACATTTCGTAACATGCCATGGGAAAATTTAAAAACTACCATAGAAAACCAACAAGTTGGAAGATTTCCACCAACTCAGGGCCCAGGAGAACAATCAAAGGATTATTATGGtattgtattaaaaacaaacaaaccctcagaaacaaaaaaccgAACGATTTTCTGACATTGTTTAAGCGAATAAAGTTACCTACTCTCTGTAATCCCAGTGAAAGGTACAAATTCCCTGGAACCttgttgctttctgctttggtaACTCTGATTCATGTCACTGAAAGCATCTATAATTGTCAATGAATTCTTAGGCTGTTGCTTTTGTGCTGTGGTGCtgatatttttcacatttttttcatgttcttctttttcacGGCCTTGAAATGCAGTGCAAAAATGGAAGGATAGCTTGTAATGAAGCAATACACACTATAAATCtataaaagaaacaaggagcagtgggaaaacaaagttttcctTACCTTTTCCTAAATGAATGGCCTGCCAGATCAGAGTCACAATGAAAAGACTTCTACGAAAGTCAAATAAGTGAATTAGATTTTGTTAATATGACACagggaacaaaaaaagatgtttgGAGTTCGAGGGAGGGAAGGAACATTTTCAAAGACTTATCTAGCACTGAAATTATAAACTATAAATATTTGATAACAGCAGTAATTATCACATCAACAGTCTTAAgattatgaatttttaaaaaagtgaaaaaaaacagaagagaaacagaagggagagaaagagaaaacaaggacgcgtatgaatcatagaatcacaaagttggaaaggatgttcaagatcatctagtctaaccgTCCTCCCACTACCTATGTAATGATGCCTATGTAATTATGCCTTCTTCCAGAAAGATACAGATATCATACACTTTCTGGATGACAACCAGTTAAACGTTCTCTTTCCGTACATTTCTTTATCACTGTGGAGCTACTACCATCTAGttacagaagcagcaaaagcaagagGGGAACATTTGCCTTCACCTTCGGTTCCAGGCACGTTAGTTCCTTTCATTATCCTGTCCCGATTCACAGTCAAAATAAGTACTATTAAAAGACAAACCATCCTTAATCTAGAGGGGGTATTCGGCAGTGCAGGCAGCCTTACCTAATATGTTTTCGCCAGTACATTTTCCTGCAGCCTGAAATACTGTATATTCCTCCAGGAAAGCTTGAGCAGAGGTCCAAAGTCCCTCACTGAAGGCTGCTACATGCAGTTGTTCTTGCACCATATACAGTATCAAGACAAGCTGAAAAGTTGACAGAGgaaagttttctctttttgtccAGCTCACAGCAACGTAGAAAAGACATAGTTACCAGACATAACTCTTGCTGAGCCCCCACAGAGCTCCAGGAAGGGAGTGGGTTCTTGGATTGGGACTCCCTATCCTGTCCTTGATTAACATGTGCTGCTAAAGGGTGGAGCAAAGTGGATTTAGATACAGCTGGGTAGAGATTTAAGGAACCGTGACCACTGAAAAGTGTAAGCCAGTAAGTTCTCAACTCCAGTTTACTTGTTATtagaggcgggggggggggggaggagggagagggaggaggaggagagggaggaggagggaagtaTATACACTGACATCACATACtgcttaagaaagaaaaaaattctgcagaacTGTTGTAAGTGTATGGTGAACTGTAGAATCTTGTCTCTGCCATGGGTCCCTACAGGGGGCTCTAGTTTTATaaaattttgcctttttgaGAGAGGTCTTTTGAGAGGGAGAGCCTGCACAAGATTGCTGTCAGCAGAATACTGCACAAAATTCTTGATAGATGTCTGTTATTTCACAACAGCCATTCATAAATTCTGAAGACATTCTTTGAAACTTCTTGCAATGACAAATCCATTAGAGAGCTTTCCTAGTCCATGCAAAATGATCTGACATTTTATTTATCAGTGTACACTAAAGGGGTCTAGGAATGCTCACAACTTTACAATACCTCAGCAACATTGACAAGAACACCTGCAGCTTTGACAGTGGTTAAATGGCTTTTGGCcatattttctccaaaatatcCTGCAGTGCATATTGTTCTTACCTAAGCTGTAAGAGGAaactgcagcaatgcaggcaggttttgtttttgagggCATGTAGAAGAGGGCTACTTTCATTAAACAACACAAATCAAGATAACAGAGACAGTAGCATGGCTTACCCACATCAGATATATGAGCCAGACCCTCATGAAGACTGTACTGGCTAAAAATATTGCCAAACTCTTGCAGTCTGCAAGACACCATGCCTGAAGGTTGGCAGCTTTGTCCTCATTAGGCAAGTGGTTTAGAAGCAGCAAACACTCCCTGTCCAATGAGGTAAAAAGGCCAGTTTAATTTGTGAGGGAATATTTCTAATTTATTCAACTCGCTTATCACTGAAGTGAACTCAGAGTGCTCTGAGGCATGTTATCTTGTGTCCCCTGTGGGGATGCTGATATCCAATGAGAGAATATATCTGTATGTCTGGAGACATGAAATGGCTCTTTCCATAGGGAGTGCTTGCCATTTGCAGGAAAGAGTGCTCTGTTCTGGGAACAGCATTCACAGCACCAGTAACACTGTTGACTCCAATTGATCTAACCTCAACTGTTCTCTTGCAGATGTAAGTTAACTCCTTAGTATTCGCATGGAAGCCATCACATTTACTGCTGTGAGTGCAGATGCTGTTCTTAATTAGGATGTTTCACAGTAAGTGGAAGATACATAATTTCTGTGCATAttcataatatatatatatatgtctggAGTTTATCAGCACatgaaaatgtttcctgaagtaaaatatttccaattcAAACAACTTATATTTTAGTTTGAGTTCAagccttttcttcagctgtgtgcATTAGAGTTTTGAGTTAAAATAGAACACCTGTACTTACATTACATTTgtttactgttttttaaaattattattattattttaattattattaaattaggaacaaatactcattttttactttctctaaCTGGTAGTACCTTTTTAAGTTACAGTATCAGCTGCTGAAGTGCTGTCACCTAGGATCTAGTTTGCTGGTTTTCCCCTCCCCATAGAttgaaggaggggaaaaataaatacagataagaaaacacaagaatatCATACTccttggtttttgtttatttgcttttagtaAATGCAGTATCAGCATAGTTATTTTCCAGGGTGTCAGATTTCCAACACCACACTGGAGATAACTTTCAAAATGGAGATGGttgtaaaaaaatattgatcATTTTTAACACCTTGTACCATTTGTTTGGGACCAGAAGTCAACTCTGTAAGTGCAAGAGCTAACAACCCGGGGAACTATAAAGCAGTTGGTAAACATTTATCACTGTGATATcttgtttccttcttcctcctccctgaAATCTCAGTGAAAAGGTACACATGAAACAACAAACGAGGACAATATAAATTGCTCAGATGCTGCTGTTGCCTTGCTATATTATGGAGATGATGTTGGTGTGTCAGTGtagaaaagcactgctgtttgtTAACAGAATCTGCGAGAAAGAAATTACTTCTGTCCAGGGATTTGAGAGAATCTGTAGTAAGAACTACACATCCACTTTATGAACCACAATGAAGATAAGAGTGGAGCAAATCAAAGAGCTGGTCGCAGCATTTTGGTTGAGCTCTATGTACATAACAGGTGGTTAAGTATTAGGTGTATTGTTAGTACACATACTGTACAGTACTGTTAAATCTTACAGGAGGTCAAGGGGTCTATATGGTTAAGGGCAGAAGAAAAacttggaatcatagaattgtttgagttggaagggatccttaaaggtcatctagtccaacttcccaaaatgaacagagacatctaaagctagatcaggttgctcagagcctgatccaaggttgaccttgaatgtctccaagaacAGGGCTTccatcacatctctgggcaacctgtgccagtgcctcaccactctgactgtaaaaaacttcctcattatatccaatctaaacctcctgcTTTTTAgctgaaaccattttcccttgtcctatcacaacagactcaCTAAAGTGTCTGTCCCCCTGATAGTCCttttttagatactgaaaagcaacTATCAGATATccatggagccttctcttctctggtcTGAACATCTGCAGCTGTCTCAACCTATCTTCACAGGGGAGGTATTTCATTCCTTGTGCCATTTTTGTGGCACTCCTCTGGATGATTTCTAACAGGTGCCACTCAGTTATTCTGCTGTTAACATGTGTCTAACAACTAGGATAGAAGAACTCCTTAAGTCTTGATCACAATTGTTCCTTCACAGTTGTGAAGGTTATGAGTGGTTTAACAACCTTGCATGTCCAGTGCCTCCCAGAGTATGGTGAAAATCAGCTTACCTCTGGCAATATATCTGTAAGAAGCTGCACTGTAAAGAAATTCACAGTATGAAGTATGTACCAACAAACAGGATGTGAGCAAAtcagatgttttctttgttcagatttttatcGCTATCTTCTTTTACAACATGGTGTTACTTTGTTAGTACGTACAATCTCTTGTGCTGATCTCAGAAATTGTAGGTCTGCAGTCTACTCTGGCTTCAGTTCCTAATGTGTAAACGGAAGAGTATTCTGAAAGATGAAGTGTGGAGAATCAATGCTGTTTTTTGCTGTGTTAGTACCTAGTTTCAAGTGTATGATACTCAATATCTCTGAGAGCTTCAGGATCAATAAATTCCTGAAGACTAGGGGTAGtatagtatttttaaaaagaaaaagaaaaaaaaaaaagtagtagcaaaaatgagaaaaactttGGTTTCGCTTGCTTCCTGGGAGATGTACTGCAAAGAACTGAAtcataaaaatagcttttccaTATTGTGAGAACAACCTTTTGCATGACTTGAATGGATACAAGCTGAAGGACAGAAGGCTTGTGTAAATGTAAGCTCAAGAATGGAATTCAGAGGCAGCGAAACTTGTCAAGTGAAGataagaaagtaaaatagaTGACCTGTTGAAGATAAGATGGCAAAACAGATGCCTCAGCTCAATGTAACATCAGTGGGAACTGGTTTGGATTATCCTCCCCCCCTAAAAGTTTGGAAATTTAGAATGAGTATGACTTCATCCTTCATCCCATGACCACAAGAGATGTTAAGTATTTTTG from Lagopus muta isolate bLagMut1 chromosome Z, bLagMut1 primary, whole genome shotgun sequence carries:
- the LOC125687251 gene encoding cryptic protein isoform X2, with translation MYWRKHIRSLFIVTLIWQAIHLGKGREKEEHEKNVKNISTTAQKQQPKNSLTIIDAFSDMNQSYQSRKQQGSREFVPFTGITESKNLNRNCCQNGGTCILGAFCACPKHFSGRHCELRKCGSIAHGDWVMKGCWLCRCLYGTLKCLSQNLQDNCELRREEEIIRLYSNGPRLQQTMSALICLLTFLLELCGWQL
- the LOC125687251 gene encoding cryptic protein isoform X1, which gives rise to MYWRKHIRSLFIVTLIWQAIHLGKGREKEEHEKNVKNISTTAQKQQPKNSLTIIDAFSDMNQSYQSRKQQGSREFVPFTGITESKNLNRNCCQNGGTCILGAFCACPKHFSGRHCELRKCGSIAHGDWVMKGCWLCRCLYGTLKCLSQNLQDNCGKELRREEEIIRLYSNGPRLQQTMSALICLLTFLLELCGWQL